The DNA region CTGAACCGAATTAACAAAGAACGCCGGGACTGAGCCGTTAGGCCCGGGCATTTAAAGCGGTCGGAAATTTCAGGAGAAAAAGCAAAAATTTCCGACCGCTTCGCTTTGCGCGCGCGGGTTGGCAGCATCAGAGATAGAACGAATAGTAGCCTTTAACGCCTTTTTCGTTAACGCCTTCGATGATGGTTTTGCCGCGGGCCTGTGACAGGAGTCGTTCCACATCCTGCGGTTTGGTAACGGCCTGGCGGTTGATGGCGGTGATGACAAACCCACTACGCAGATTCATCTGGTTCAGAATGCCGCGTTGCACGCCAAGCACGCGCACGCCGTTGGCAATGCCCATCCGGTCGCGCTCTACTTTCGACACCACTTCCAGATCGGCACCCAGAAGTTCTGAGTTGTAAATTTCGCGGCGCAGTAGTTCCGTAGTGCCTTCGCGGTTGGTGAGCACCAACTCGGCTTCGCGCAGTTTGTTGTCGCGGCGGTAGGTCAGGCGTACCCGGTCGCCGGGGTTGAAGTAGCTCATCTCTTCATCGTAGGTGCCTTTGCCGTGCACCGTCAGGCCGTTGATTTTTAAGATGACGTCTCCTTGCTGCAGTCCCGCTTTATCGGCCGCGCCGTCCGGTTGCAGGTACGAGATTACCACGCCGGCAAAGTTGTCGAGTCCAATCCGATTGGCTAGTTCGGGCGTCACGTCCAGCACGTCAGCACCCAGGTAGGCTTTCTGCACCTCGCCGTATTCAATCAAATCCCCCACTACCTTGGTGACAATGTCGGACGGAACGGCAAAACCATACCCGGTGTACGAGCCGGTTTGGGAGTAAATCGCCGTATTGATGCCGATCAACTCCCCCTGGGCGTTCACCAGCGCACCGCCCGAATTGCCCGGGTTGATCGCCGCATCGGTTTGAATAAAAGATTCGATGGGGAAGCGACTGTTGACGATGTTGATGTTGCGCCCTTTCGCACTCACAATACCCGCCGTCACCGTAGAGGTCAGGTTAAACGGATTGCCCACCGCCAGTACCCACTCGCCGACCTGCACCTGGCGCGAAGCGGCAATCTTGATGGCGGGAAGTCCGTTCGTCTCGATTTTCAGCACCGCCAAATCGGTCGAAGGATCGGTCCCGACCACCCGTGCGGCATATGAACGCTCATCGTGAATAACTTCCAGCGAAGCGGCATCGTCCACCACGTGGTTGTTGGTGATGATGTAGCCGTCGGCCGAAAAAATAACCCCTGAACCGGAACTCACGCGCTGCCCGGAAGCTCCACCGAAAAACTGATCGAACCAGCTGACTGCCTGCGGGGCCGACGTATTCTTGATGTAAACGACGCTGGGCGTGCTCACGGCCGAAGCACGCACAAAGTCTTCGCTCAGGTGAGCCGAGATGGCGGCAGTGGGGTTGGCAGATAAGGGATGCGCACGCAACAGGGGCGCTTCGTCCGTTTGGCTGACCGTCTGCACCAGGCCGGTCGGCGCCGGAGGCACAAACCACCGTTGGTACGTGAACGCGCCGGCCAGCCCGGCCACAAAAGCAAGAAGTATGGTGAATAGGGTTCGTTTCATAATCACGTTAACGTTCGGTTCGGCAAAATTGTGTAGCCCACAGCAATCCTTGTGCAAACCTGCGCCAATAACGCCAAAAATACTACCTTCCTTCCACAGCCGGTCAGAATGGCAGCGTCAGTGGTGACCGCGACGCCGTTGCTGCGCACTTTATAAAATCGTTACTTTTGGCAGCACGTTAACAGTCGCATGGGAATCAGAGCCATTTTGAGTAAACCGCTGGCCGCCTGGGTAAAAGCCGACATCCGCAAGTGGTCGGCGCGCCCCGTCGAAAGCCAGCAGACGGTCTTTCAACAGCTGCTTCAGCAGGGAAAAGAAACCGCCTTCGGGCGCGATCACGGCTTTGCCGACATCGCTTCGCACGAGGCGTTCCGTCGCCAGGTTCCCATTCGCGACTACGAAGCGCTTTCTCCCTACATCAACCGTGTGGTGGAAGGCGAAAAAGACGTGCTGTGGC from Catalinimonas alkaloidigena includes:
- a CDS encoding trypsin-like peptidase domain-containing protein yields the protein MKRTLFTILLAFVAGLAGAFTYQRWFVPPAPTGLVQTVSQTDEAPLLRAHPLSANPTAAISAHLSEDFVRASAVSTPSVVYIKNTSAPQAVSWFDQFFGGASGQRVSSGSGVIFSADGYIITNNHVVDDAASLEVIHDERSYAARVVGTDPSTDLAVLKIETNGLPAIKIAASRQVQVGEWVLAVGNPFNLTSTVTAGIVSAKGRNINIVNSRFPIESFIQTDAAINPGNSGGALVNAQGELIGINTAIYSQTGSYTGYGFAVPSDIVTKVVGDLIEYGEVQKAYLGADVLDVTPELANRIGLDNFAGVVISYLQPDGAADKAGLQQGDVILKINGLTVHGKGTYDEEMSYFNPGDRVRLTYRRDNKLREAELVLTNREGTTELLRREIYNSELLGADLEVVSKVERDRMGIANGVRVLGVQRGILNQMNLRSGFVITAINRQAVTKPQDVERLLSQARGKTIIEGVNEKGVKGYYSFYL